A single genomic interval of Rosistilla ulvae harbors:
- the rplO gene encoding 50S ribosomal protein L15, protein MKLHDVNTGITKNRKRKRIGRGPGSGHGKTAGRGHKGHKSRSGYSRKPSFQGGSMPLFRRIPKRGFHNPFAPVIKVMNVQDLEAMCDDGMEITPDLLVSTHILTGIFDELKILGNGEITKNLKVSAHRFSKSAVEKIKAAGGEVTILPAKRLPKERAALLKSGEVQRAHK, encoded by the coding sequence ATGAAACTTCACGACGTCAACACCGGTATTACCAAGAATCGCAAGCGCAAGCGGATCGGTCGCGGTCCCGGTTCGGGCCACGGCAAAACTGCCGGTCGCGGTCACAAGGGGCATAAAAGCCGCAGCGGTTACAGCCGCAAGCCGAGCTTCCAAGGTGGATCGATGCCGTTGTTCCGTCGTATCCCAAAACGCGGTTTCCACAATCCTTTCGCACCAGTCATCAAGGTGATGAATGTGCAGGATTTGGAAGCGATGTGTGACGACGGCATGGAGATCACTCCCGATCTGTTGGTCTCGACTCACATCTTGACTGGTATCTTCGACGAACTGAAGATCCTCGGAAACGGTGAGATCACCAAGAACCTTAAGGTTTCAGCGCATCGATTCAGCAAGAGCGCCGTTGAGAAGATCAAGGCTGCCGGTGGCGAAGTTACCATCCTGCCTGCGAAGCGTCTTCCGAAGGAACGGGCTGCTTTGCTCAAGTCGGGCGAAGTGCAACGAGCTCATAAGTAG
- the secY gene encoding preprotein translocase subunit SecY, whose amino-acid sequence MLEKLRVVFTIPELRNKILLTLGLLAIYRIGFHISLPMMNQNLAPSAGEDTASQFFEKVSLFAASDLRQATIFGLGIMPYISASIIFQLLGSVWAPIEELKKEGEAGRKKINEYTRYLTVVLCLIQSYMYLKFWLMAGGEGEASKVNPNFFGADSNTLYWGWQITAVLIMTCGTIFLMWLGEQIDEYGIGNGISLLIMAGILAQMPGALFDLIQNMKTELVGLSKGTVGIETLIILIVLFVAVVFGVVFITLGQRRIPTQSAKFTRGRRVYGGNRQFLPLRINQAGVMPIIFASSLLMIPGVMLQFLSKSFTPGTFMFSALNGFGSIMSSGTSFVYNMLYVALIFFFCYFWTAITFNPKEMSDQLKDHGTFIPGYRPGKRTSDYLEKVMVRITYVGAAFLAIVAIVPTIVYGSLGVSYSIAGFYGGTGLLIAVSVAFDLIQKIDSHLVMRNYRGLLEG is encoded by the coding sequence ATGCTGGAAAAATTACGCGTCGTTTTCACAATCCCCGAGCTCCGCAACAAAATCTTGTTGACGTTGGGATTGCTGGCGATCTATCGCATCGGCTTTCACATCTCTCTGCCGATGATGAACCAAAACTTGGCCCCCTCTGCGGGCGAAGATACTGCGTCGCAGTTCTTCGAGAAGGTCAGCCTGTTTGCGGCGAGCGATCTACGCCAAGCGACGATCTTCGGTCTCGGCATCATGCCCTATATTTCCGCGTCGATTATCTTCCAGTTGCTCGGTAGCGTTTGGGCTCCGATCGAGGAACTGAAGAAAGAAGGCGAAGCGGGCCGGAAGAAGATCAACGAATACACGCGTTATTTGACCGTTGTGTTGTGCTTGATTCAAAGCTACATGTACTTGAAGTTTTGGTTGATGGCCGGCGGCGAAGGCGAGGCGAGCAAGGTCAATCCGAACTTCTTTGGAGCCGACAGTAACACGCTCTATTGGGGTTGGCAGATCACTGCGGTTCTAATCATGACCTGCGGTACGATCTTTTTGATGTGGTTGGGCGAACAGATCGACGAATACGGGATCGGCAACGGTATCAGTCTGTTGATCATGGCCGGTATCTTGGCCCAAATGCCTGGGGCTTTGTTCGACCTGATTCAGAATATGAAGACCGAGTTGGTCGGACTCTCGAAGGGTACGGTCGGTATTGAGACGCTGATCATATTGATAGTGCTCTTTGTTGCGGTGGTCTTTGGCGTGGTCTTTATCACGCTGGGGCAACGTCGTATTCCCACTCAAAGCGCGAAATTCACTCGCGGTCGACGAGTCTATGGTGGCAACCGCCAATTCCTGCCACTGCGGATTAATCAAGCTGGCGTGATGCCGATCATTTTTGCTAGCAGTTTGTTGATGATTCCAGGGGTGATGCTGCAGTTCCTTTCCAAATCGTTTACTCCCGGAACGTTCATGTTCTCGGCGTTGAATGGCTTTGGGTCGATCATGAGCAGCGGAACGTCGTTTGTCTACAACATGCTGTATGTCGCATTGATCTTCTTCTTCTGTTACTTCTGGACCGCGATCACCTTCAATCCGAAGGAAATGTCGGACCAATTGAAGGACCACGGGACATTCATTCCCGGGTATCGTCCTGGTAAACGGACTTCCGATTACCTGGAGAAGGTTATGGTTCGGATCACATACGTCGGTGCAGCGTTTTTGGCGATCGTTGCGATCGTGCCAACGATTGTCTATGGCTCACTGGGTGTGTCGTATTCGATCGCTGGATTCTATGGCGGTACCGGGCTTCTGATTGCCGTTAGCGTTGCGTTCGATTTGATTCAGAAGATCGATAGCCATTTGGTCATGCGAAATTATCGTGGTCTGCTGGAAGGCTAG
- a CDS encoding adenylate kinase, which produces MRIIFIGPPGAGKGTQCKQLVDHLSVPHLSTGDMLREIRGERSSLGQLVASYIDAGRLAPDFLVVRIVEEFLRREQCDSGCMFDGFPRTLLQAQLLGEQLASNGDGISIVLNLDVDEDALVQRLLKRAEIENRADDNAETIQQRLRVYRRQTAPLLDFYAQRGLVERIDGCLDPSAVFQQILDRVRQRAV; this is translated from the coding sequence ATGCGAATCATTTTCATTGGACCTCCTGGCGCGGGCAAAGGGACCCAGTGCAAGCAATTGGTCGACCATCTTTCGGTCCCTCATCTTTCGACCGGCGATATGTTGCGTGAGATTCGCGGCGAGCGAAGCTCTTTGGGGCAATTGGTGGCATCGTATATCGATGCAGGGAGGCTGGCCCCCGATTTTCTTGTCGTCCGTATCGTCGAAGAGTTCTTGCGCCGCGAGCAATGCGATTCGGGTTGCATGTTCGACGGCTTTCCCCGGACTCTGCTGCAAGCTCAGTTGCTTGGTGAGCAATTGGCTAGCAATGGCGACGGCATTTCGATCGTTTTGAATTTGGACGTCGATGAGGATGCGCTGGTTCAGCGGTTGCTCAAACGTGCCGAGATTGAAAATCGCGCGGACGATAACGCGGAGACCATTCAGCAGCGGTTGCGAGTCTATCGTCGGCAAACGGCGCCCCTGCTCGACTTCTACGCTCAAAGGGGCTTGGTCGAACGAATCGATGGTTGCTTGGACCCGTCGGCGGTCTTTCAACAGATCCTCGATCGTGTGCGTCAGCGAGCGGTTTAG
- a CDS encoding DinB family protein: protein MSYAASILPEFEQEMANTRKVLNQVPDALFNWKAHERSNTIGWNANHLAEIVGWVEGTFARPKWDIAGYESPKLTSTTDVLALFDQNLASACTAIQNVQESSLTEIWSLTNGDQTLMSMPRSAVIRTFVLSHTIHHRAHLCVYLRLNDIPVPGMYGPSGDEGLFA from the coding sequence ATGAGTTATGCCGCTTCGATACTACCAGAATTTGAGCAAGAAATGGCCAACACCCGCAAGGTGTTGAACCAAGTGCCGGACGCGTTGTTCAATTGGAAAGCACATGAGCGTTCCAACACGATCGGCTGGAACGCAAATCACTTGGCAGAGATCGTTGGTTGGGTTGAGGGGACGTTCGCCCGCCCCAAGTGGGATATTGCCGGTTATGAATCGCCAAAGCTTACGTCGACCACCGACGTTCTTGCTTTGTTCGATCAAAACCTGGCGTCGGCCTGCACCGCGATTCAGAATGTGCAGGAATCGTCGTTGACAGAAATTTGGTCTTTGACCAACGGGGATCAAACACTGATGTCGATGCCTCGATCCGCTGTGATTCGCACGTTTGTTTTGAGTCACACGATCCATCACCGCGCCCATCTGTGCGTATATTTGCGTTTGAATGACATTCCGGTTCCGGGGATGTACGGGCCTTCGGGTGATGAAGGTTTGTTTGCGTAG
- a CDS encoding aminotransferase class IV — MSIWYRNGQWGEGEIALPVDDVGVFQGVIAVERLRTYSGRWFRLDDHLDRLRQSTSLLSIDAAQGIDGLSASMADLLHRNGAPLVTGGTVLITPGTLRGRTPTVIAHLTPLDLARIERLQKEGELLVLSSVVQPSANSVPRRVKHRSRLHYYLAAQQVRRVDPAATAVLIDDDGSVTETASANILLVQDGSIYSAPPDRVLPGVSLGVVRQLANEAGIPWIEQPLQASMFDRADEILLTGTGAGIWFGNNRKGPVYRQLSEAFHASTASFD; from the coding sequence ATGTCGATCTGGTATCGCAACGGGCAGTGGGGCGAAGGTGAGATCGCGTTGCCGGTCGATGATGTGGGGGTTTTTCAAGGCGTGATCGCGGTTGAACGGTTACGCACCTATTCCGGGCGTTGGTTTCGACTCGATGATCATCTAGATCGGCTCCGACAGTCGACTTCCCTGCTGTCGATCGACGCCGCTCAGGGGATCGACGGCCTTTCGGCATCGATGGCGGATCTGTTGCATCGAAACGGGGCTCCGTTGGTGACGGGGGGGACGGTGTTGATCACACCGGGAACTCTTCGCGGTCGTACGCCTACCGTGATCGCACACCTCACACCACTGGATCTGGCCAGGATCGAACGCTTGCAGAAGGAGGGGGAGCTTTTGGTTCTCAGTTCCGTCGTCCAGCCCTCCGCCAATTCGGTGCCGCGTCGCGTGAAGCATCGCAGTAGGCTCCATTATTATTTGGCCGCACAGCAGGTGCGGCGGGTCGATCCTGCCGCGACGGCTGTATTGATCGACGACGATGGATCGGTGACCGAAACCGCGTCGGCGAACATTCTGCTGGTTCAGGACGGTAGCATCTATTCGGCTCCGCCAGATCGCGTGCTGCCAGGGGTTTCGTTGGGGGTCGTTCGCCAATTGGCGAACGAGGCGGGGATTCCTTGGATTGAGCAACCGTTGCAAGCATCGATGTTCGATCGAGCCGACGAGATTCTGTTGACTGGCACCGGCGCTGGGATTTGGTTTGGCAACAACCGGAAGGGGCCGGTCTATCGACAACTGTCCGAAGCGTTTCACGCCTCGACGGCCTCCTTCGATTGA
- a CDS encoding NAD-dependent epimerase/dehydratase family protein: MEKSKKTALIFGCGYLGKRVALRLQNQDWHVFAVTRNRPTAADLQTAGISPIVADWTRPTTLRNLPQTDRTLVAVGWDRSGGQSQYDVYVGGLRNALQATSPKSNLVYISSTGVYHQNGGTWVDEASPCCPAIGSGGWAHLQAESLLRQKRPGFPSTILRMAGLYGPNRIPRAKEILSGKPLSAPTEGYLNLIHIDDAASAVMAAWQTSPSETKTYVISDGTPVIRRTYYEEIARVLGKPLPSFVSPDSAAPASRRATTSKRIWTARMRRDLCPQLAFPDYRSGLRDVLHSA, from the coding sequence TTGGAAAAATCAAAAAAAACGGCCCTGATTTTTGGTTGTGGATACTTGGGTAAACGAGTTGCCCTGCGATTGCAAAATCAGGATTGGCACGTCTTTGCAGTCACTCGCAATCGGCCAACCGCGGCAGATCTGCAAACGGCGGGAATCTCGCCGATCGTCGCCGATTGGACCCGCCCGACCACGCTCCGCAATTTGCCCCAAACCGACCGGACCCTCGTCGCGGTCGGATGGGATCGCAGTGGTGGCCAATCCCAATACGACGTCTATGTTGGGGGGCTGCGGAACGCATTGCAAGCAACTTCTCCTAAGTCGAATTTGGTTTATATCAGTTCGACCGGCGTGTACCACCAAAACGGGGGAACATGGGTCGATGAAGCTTCCCCCTGCTGCCCCGCTATCGGATCGGGAGGTTGGGCGCATTTGCAGGCCGAGTCGCTGCTGCGGCAAAAACGCCCTGGTTTCCCATCAACTATTCTGCGGATGGCGGGGCTCTATGGCCCGAACCGTATCCCCCGCGCCAAAGAGATCCTTTCGGGGAAACCGCTCTCCGCACCGACCGAAGGCTACTTGAACCTGATCCACATCGATGATGCGGCCAGCGCCGTGATGGCTGCCTGGCAAACCAGCCCATCCGAAACGAAGACCTACGTCATCTCCGATGGGACGCCGGTCATTCGTCGAACCTATTACGAGGAGATCGCCCGAGTGCTTGGCAAGCCCTTGCCAAGCTTCGTTTCCCCCGATTCCGCAGCACCCGCCAGTCGTCGGGCGACGACCAGCAAGAGAATATGGACGGCCCGAATGCGCCGCGACCTCTGTCCGCAGCTAGCGTTTCCCGACTACCGATCCGGTTTGCGAGATGTACTTCATTCGGCATAG
- a CDS encoding S1C family serine protease yields the protein MMHRSLVRIECSLLVIVAILVASPASAQQKPSGLTFVSAPSALTGVLQGEAPHSLAELRALEHQQQIVSQRVAKCTVSVQIGYAQGSGVVITSDGYVLTAAHVAMRPGQQAVMTLSDGRQVHGTTLGMNRHVDAGLIKIDDPAPAEGWPFATLGSSSGVSPGTWCVAVGHPGGYEPERGAVIRIGRVLITRETSLVTDCALIGGDSGGPLFDLTGKLIGVHSRIGNDVTDNLHVPIDHYDEHWARLARGELWGHLPGFRPRIGVQGRKQDDRAVIEIVGRDSPAAEAGILPGDVIKNFGDVTIADFESLKAAVADTMPGEHVQIVLERDGIRKRMILVVGRDPNS from the coding sequence ATGATGCATCGATCTCTTGTTCGCATCGAGTGCAGTTTGCTGGTGATTGTCGCGATTCTTGTCGCGTCGCCGGCCTCGGCTCAGCAGAAACCGTCGGGGTTGACGTTTGTGTCGGCCCCTTCGGCACTGACGGGAGTTCTTCAAGGGGAGGCTCCGCATTCGTTGGCGGAACTGAGGGCGTTGGAGCATCAGCAGCAGATCGTCTCACAGCGGGTCGCGAAATGCACCGTCAGCGTGCAGATCGGTTATGCCCAAGGGAGCGGCGTCGTAATCACCAGTGACGGATACGTCCTGACGGCTGCACACGTCGCGATGCGCCCCGGTCAGCAGGCCGTGATGACGCTCAGCGATGGTCGACAGGTTCATGGGACCACGTTGGGAATGAATCGGCATGTCGATGCGGGACTGATCAAAATCGACGATCCCGCGCCAGCCGAAGGTTGGCCCTTTGCTACGCTGGGATCCTCCAGTGGTGTGTCGCCGGGAACTTGGTGTGTCGCTGTTGGGCACCCAGGGGGCTACGAACCCGAACGGGGAGCGGTGATTCGGATCGGCCGCGTACTGATCACTCGGGAGACTTCCCTGGTCACCGATTGCGCATTGATCGGTGGTGACAGCGGGGGACCTTTGTTCGATTTAACGGGCAAATTGATCGGCGTTCACAGCCGGATCGGCAACGACGTGACCGACAACTTGCATGTTCCGATCGATCATTATGACGAACACTGGGCGCGGCTGGCGCGGGGCGAACTCTGGGGACATCTTCCCGGTTTCCGGCCACGAATCGGCGTCCAAGGGCGCAAGCAGGACGATCGCGCGGTGATCGAAATCGTCGGCCGAGATTCACCCGCGGCCGAAGCGGGCATTTTGCCTGGGGATGTGATTAAGAATTTTGGCGACGTCACAATCGCAGACTTCGAGTCGTTGAAGGCAGCGGTCGCCGACACGATGCCGGGCGAACATGTCCAGATCGTGCTCGAACGCGATGGGATCCGCAAACGGATGATCTTGGTGGTGGGGCGCGATCCGAACTCCTAA
- a CDS encoding PDZ domain-containing protein has protein sequence MMRFNLACSLIGAALLVPLTPGQPTLAQPALREQYPSETLLPSYLRDRMLRRVASRRDSAAMTLLMQPLAAKAGASTVEVLLAGQRVALGTVVTANGYLVSKASELKGDGELRVRLGDDRILPATRVDERRSVDLALLKVDVQGLNPIQWSQPEPAVGSFLFSVGRQGDPVGIGVVGVASREVRDDGMLGVMLRTDNDGARVISVVPGSGADDAGIDVGDVITKVDGVAMTTQKQVTGELRALYPGDSVDLTLRRDGRDGEFNVSAEIRELSSFSESQDDTRVNGPRNNRLTGFKLALQHDTVLGPDQCGGPVIDTNGNVIGINIARAGRVCSYAIPSVAIKPIVDDMLSSLGEDGR, from the coding sequence ATGATGCGATTCAATTTAGCTTGCAGCCTGATTGGTGCTGCGTTGCTCGTCCCCCTGACGCCAGGTCAGCCGACGCTCGCCCAACCGGCGTTGCGCGAACAATATCCATCGGAAACGTTGCTGCCCAGTTACTTGCGAGACAGGATGCTGCGTCGCGTCGCATCGCGTCGCGACAGTGCAGCGATGACGCTGCTGATGCAACCGTTGGCGGCAAAGGCGGGAGCCAGCACCGTCGAGGTTCTCTTGGCGGGACAGCGTGTCGCCTTGGGGACCGTCGTAACCGCAAACGGTTATCTGGTAAGCAAGGCGAGCGAGTTAAAAGGCGATGGGGAGCTTCGCGTTCGATTGGGCGACGACCGAATCTTGCCTGCGACGCGAGTCGATGAAAGGCGTTCGGTCGATCTGGCGTTGCTGAAAGTCGACGTTCAGGGACTGAACCCGATCCAATGGAGCCAGCCCGAACCAGCAGTCGGCAGTTTCCTGTTCAGCGTCGGTCGCCAGGGGGATCCTGTAGGGATCGGGGTCGTTGGCGTTGCGTCGCGTGAGGTGCGGGATGACGGAATGTTGGGGGTGATGTTGCGCACCGATAACGACGGCGCACGGGTGATCAGCGTGGTACCAGGCAGCGGGGCGGACGATGCCGGAATCGACGTTGGCGATGTGATCACCAAAGTCGATGGCGTTGCGATGACAACGCAAAAACAGGTCACCGGCGAATTGCGGGCGTTATATCCAGGCGACTCGGTCGATCTGACGCTCCGCCGCGATGGTCGCGATGGAGAATTTAATGTGAGTGCCGAGATTCGCGAACTCTCGTCCTTTTCCGAATCGCAAGACGATACGCGGGTCAATGGGCCGCGCAACAATCGGTTGACCGGCTTTAAGCTGGCACTGCAGCACGACACGGTGTTGGGGCCCGATCAATGTGGCGGACCGGTGATCGACACCAATGGTAATGTGATTGGTATCAATATTGCCCGCGCCGGCCGCGTCTGCAGCTATGCGATTCCCAGTGTTGCGATCAAACCGATCGTCGACGACATGCTATCGTCGCTAGGCGAGGATGGGCGTTAA
- a CDS encoding polyprenyl synthetase family protein translates to METQTTLPTNQSAAEIRSDNAHSSVACIAGEMQQVEQLLRDQMQSKYEDLSPLLAHGALLGGKRLRPALVLLAAKASGELKRDHVVLGTVVEMIHTATLIHDDVLDAADQRRHLPTVNAKWNDQTSILLGDYLFAQAFTLSATLGSTQACQWIGDAARRVCEGELRQIFTSGFANLSEQDYFDIIRGKTAELCRVSCQLGGCYSGADAAAQTALAEFGENLGIAFQIADDYLDVWGSTDRVGKTLGTDLLQAKPTLPLIRLLQTDPAMQTQLDELQDASDDERCQAIMSNLDRSDAKEYTLARAKQFAANAIAAIDFLPASAAKKALQEIAMFSVNRNF, encoded by the coding sequence ATGGAAACGCAAACAACACTCCCGACCAACCAATCCGCCGCTGAAATCCGAAGCGATAATGCCCATTCGAGCGTCGCGTGCATTGCTGGTGAAATGCAGCAGGTGGAGCAATTGTTGCGGGACCAAATGCAGAGCAAATATGAGGACCTATCCCCTCTGTTGGCTCACGGTGCGCTGCTCGGCGGGAAACGCTTGCGTCCGGCCCTGGTGCTGCTGGCCGCGAAAGCTTCCGGCGAACTGAAACGCGATCACGTGGTCCTTGGTACAGTCGTCGAAATGATCCACACCGCAACGTTGATCCACGACGATGTTTTGGATGCTGCCGATCAGCGTCGCCATCTGCCGACGGTCAATGCAAAATGGAACGACCAGACCAGCATCCTCCTGGGGGACTATTTGTTCGCCCAAGCGTTTACGCTTTCGGCGACGCTCGGTTCGACTCAGGCTTGCCAATGGATCGGCGATGCGGCGCGACGGGTTTGTGAAGGAGAGTTGCGACAGATCTTCACCAGCGGTTTTGCGAATCTCAGCGAACAGGATTACTTCGACATCATCCGCGGCAAGACAGCGGAGTTATGTCGGGTCAGTTGTCAGTTGGGCGGTTGTTACAGCGGTGCCGATGCGGCGGCCCAAACCGCATTGGCTGAGTTTGGCGAGAACCTGGGGATCGCCTTCCAGATCGCCGACGATTATTTGGATGTTTGGGGCAGCACCGATCGCGTCGGCAAAACGCTGGGGACCGATCTGTTGCAGGCCAAGCCGACGCTGCCATTGATCCGGCTGTTGCAAACCGATCCGGCGATGCAGACGCAGTTGGACGAACTGCAGGATGCGTCGGACGATGAGCGTTGCCAAGCGATCATGTCGAACTTGGATCGATCCGATGCCAAAGAGTACACGCTGGCCCGAGCCAAGCAGTTTGCGGCCAACGCCATCGCTGCGATCGATTTCTTGCCAGCCTCGGCTGCGAAAAAAGCGTTGCAAGAGATCGCGATGTTCAGCGTCAATCGCAACTTCTAA
- a CDS encoding protein kinase domain-containing protein, translated as MNEPPSDDWGKRVQTRQLTTSMGSEANDSATTADLPVLANPRYQISEMIERGGMGAIFSARDLQLSRKVAIKVLRADRSANTPARQGFVDEARIMSFLSHPGVTPIYECGTCQDGRPYYVMKLIDGRTLADMLASQTFSTSHLVYIFADVCQTVAFAHSRGVMHLDLKPGNVMVGEFGEVHVMDWGLARFEGEPPEGTDLTGESFGNQPTKGTVNGTPGYMSPEQARGRKLDPRSDVFSLGAMLCEILIGHAPYEGNNVRQIHKSAMKGSTQGAIDVLNESAQDCALVRLAKQCLSRRSKDRPQSAVEVAQAMAAYHESAFQQMESDMNRFFELSLDLFCIANADGYFQRINANFSRVLGHSDAELLARPFLDFVHPDDVSETVQQMSLLQKGQSVVGFRNRYRTASGDFKVLEWMAKSVDRDNIIFAVARSVT; from the coding sequence ATGAATGAACCTCCAAGCGACGACTGGGGCAAGCGTGTCCAGACGCGTCAGTTGACGACGTCGATGGGGTCGGAGGCGAACGATTCCGCGACGACGGCTGACTTGCCAGTGCTTGCCAATCCGCGGTATCAGATCAGCGAGATGATCGAACGAGGCGGGATGGGAGCAATCTTTTCCGCCCGCGATCTCCAGTTGTCGCGCAAGGTGGCGATCAAGGTCTTACGCGCCGACCGGTCGGCCAATACACCGGCTCGGCAAGGCTTCGTCGACGAAGCCCGGATCATGAGTTTCCTGTCGCACCCTGGGGTGACCCCGATTTACGAATGCGGAACGTGCCAAGATGGGCGTCCGTACTACGTGATGAAGTTGATCGATGGAAGGACGCTAGCCGACATGTTGGCATCGCAGACTTTCAGCACGTCGCATCTTGTTTACATCTTCGCCGATGTCTGCCAGACGGTTGCGTTCGCACATTCCCGCGGTGTCATGCATCTGGATCTGAAACCGGGCAATGTGATGGTGGGGGAGTTTGGCGAAGTCCATGTGATGGACTGGGGACTGGCACGTTTTGAAGGGGAACCGCCCGAGGGAACCGATCTGACTGGGGAGTCGTTTGGGAACCAACCGACAAAGGGGACGGTCAATGGAACCCCAGGGTACATGTCCCCAGAACAGGCCCGCGGCCGGAAACTGGATCCTCGCTCCGACGTCTTTAGCCTCGGGGCGATGCTGTGCGAGATCCTGATTGGACATGCACCCTACGAAGGAAATAACGTTCGCCAAATTCATAAATCCGCGATGAAAGGTTCGACGCAAGGGGCGATCGACGTGTTGAACGAATCGGCCCAAGACTGCGCCTTGGTCCGTTTGGCTAAACAGTGCCTATCACGCCGCAGCAAGGATCGCCCACAATCGGCGGTGGAAGTTGCTCAGGCGATGGCTGCCTATCACGAATCGGCTTTCCAACAGATGGAAAGCGATATGAATCGGTTTTTCGAATTGTCGTTGGATCTATTCTGCATCGCCAACGCCGATGGCTATTTCCAACGCATCAACGCCAACTTTTCGAGAGTCTTGGGGCACAGCGATGCCGAGTTGTTAGCGCGACCGTTCCTCGACTTCGTCCACCCCGATGACGTTTCCGAAACGGTCCAGCAGATGAGCCTGTTGCAGAAGGGACAGTCGGTCGTTGGTTTCCGGAACCGCTATCGAACCGCCAGTGGCGACTTTAAAGTTCTTGAATGGATGGCCAAGTCGGTCGATCGCGATAACATCATTTTTGCCGTCGCTCGCAGCGTGACATAG
- a CDS encoding hydroxypyruvate isomerase family protein: protein MNPRLKLQPSVCIDAIFEGLPAPQAIQTVADCGIKAFEFWGWWDRDLDAILSARDLHELTISACCTKFISLVDPAWQDDYLAGLEASLSTAQRLGCQTLISQVGDFRPGIDRQQQLDCLVDGLKRAAPMLQAAEVTLVIEPLNELVDHPGYFLIRSDEAFAVVDRVDSDRVKVVFDIYHQQISEGNVIENITRNIAKIGHFHAAGNPGRHELTRGELHYPSIFTAIVESGFEGFVGLEYWPKDDPATGLRQVASWF from the coding sequence ATGAACCCCCGATTAAAATTGCAGCCATCGGTTTGTATCGATGCGATTTTTGAAGGCCTGCCCGCCCCCCAGGCGATCCAAACGGTTGCGGATTGCGGAATCAAAGCCTTCGAATTCTGGGGCTGGTGGGATCGCGATCTCGACGCGATCTTGTCCGCTCGCGATCTTCACGAACTAACGATTTCCGCTTGCTGCACCAAGTTCATCAGCCTCGTAGACCCCGCCTGGCAAGACGACTACTTGGCAGGGCTCGAAGCATCGCTCTCCACCGCCCAACGCCTGGGATGCCAGACGCTAATCTCACAAGTCGGCGATTTCCGACCGGGGATCGACCGCCAACAGCAACTCGACTGCTTGGTCGACGGCCTCAAGCGGGCTGCTCCGATGTTGCAGGCGGCCGAGGTCACCTTGGTCATCGAGCCATTGAACGAATTGGTCGATCATCCCGGCTATTTTTTAATCCGCAGCGACGAAGCGTTTGCTGTGGTCGATCGGGTCGACAGCGACCGGGTGAAGGTGGTCTTCGACATCTACCATCAACAGATCAGCGAAGGGAATGTGATCGAAAACATCACCCGGAACATCGCCAAGATCGGTCACTTTCACGCCGCGGGAAATCCCGGCCGACACGAACTGACACGCGGCGAATTGCATTACCCATCGATCTTCACGGCGATTGTAGAAAGCGGCTTTGAGGGGTTCGTCGGGCTAGAGTATTGGCCCAAAGATGATCCAGCGACCGGATTGCGGCAGGTCGCCAGTTGGTTCTAG